In Miscanthus floridulus cultivar M001 chromosome 5, ASM1932011v1, whole genome shotgun sequence, one genomic interval encodes:
- the LOC136451742 gene encoding beta-1,2-xylosyltransferase XYXT1-like: protein MGMDGGGKLPYSYAAHQDGGKLVKSFSRVEPRKFGLGLVAGFLLVTCAYFSTAKFDAIHIAMISPISSNAAGIGSLVGAAAADTSNSTQRLDLGKQDPDALSMSEEGSNAEVLDKDDGKASSSAPDSGRSAPLEDTRRDETFVGDSGDASSAAANPAAAGGKGEAVPAKDDDAPAAGLLPPVSSEEAVNSTQESGVLEDEELQVQDAVANPSKRSNDSSSSSAAAATTTSSSNGSSPSVVHSDPAILPAPAQQIPPAMQDVKTLAEQHVPAVPEVKQADLEAPAREWKPLCDITSNRRIDWCEIDGDVRVLGANASVTLVAPPGADDRTFRAESWRIKPYPRKADPNAMHVVRVVTVQSVSGEAPACTDRYDVPALVFSDRGYTGNYFHAFTDVILPLFLTARQYSGEVLLLVTDLRAWWVGKFEPVFKAISNYELVDLDKDPRVHCFRHVQVGLTSHDDFSIDPRRAPNGYSMLDFTKFMRATYGLSRDVAAADQAKRPRLLLIARARTRRFVNTEEIVRGAEGLGFEVVVSEGTHEVAPFAELANSCDAIMGVHGAGLTNMVFVPTGGVVIQVVPLGGLEFVAGYFRGPSRDMGLRYLEYRITPEESTLIDQYPRDHPIFTDPNGIKSKGWESLKDAYLDKQDVRLDMKRFRPTLKKAIAHLRKAKAKANGGGNN, encoded by the exons ATGGGGATGGACGGCGGCGGCAAGCTGCCGTACAGCTACGCAGCCCACCAGGACGGCGGCAAGCTGGTCAAGAGCTTCAGCCGCGTGGAGCCGCGCAAGTTCGGCCTCGGCCTCGTCGCGGGCTTCCTCCTCGTCACCTGTGCCTACTTCTCCACCGCCAAGTTCGACGCCATCCACATCGCCATGA TCAGCCCCATTTCCAGCAATGCGGCTGGGATCGGCTCGCTGGtgggcgccgccgctgccgacaCCTCCAACTCCACGCAGCGATTAG ATTTGGGCAAGCAAGACCCGGACGCGCTGTCCATGTCCGAGGAGGGGAGCAACGCCGAGGTGCTCGACAAAGACGACGGCAAGGCTTCCTCTTCGGCGCCAG ATTCCGGCCGCAGTGCGCCGCTGGAGGACACGAGGAGAGACGAGACTTTTGTGGGGGACAGCGGTGATGCATCTTCCGCGGCGGCGAATCCTGCCGCAGCGGGTGGCAAGGGCGAGGCGGTTCCTGCCAAGGACGATGACGCCCCCGCTGCCGGTCTTCTTCCTCCCGTGTCGTCAGAGGAAGCCGTGAACAGCACGCAAGAATCAG GTGTTCTTGAGGACGAGGAGCTGCAGGTGCAGGATGCTGTTGCCAATCCTTCCAAGAGGAGCaacgactcctcctcctcctccgccgccgccgccaccaccacaagCAGCAGCAATGGCAGCTCACCCTCTGTGGTTCACTCTGACCCTGCCATCCTCCCTGCTCCCGCGCAGCAGATTCCTCCTGCTATGCAGGATGTCAAGACTCTTGCTGAGCAGCATGTTCCAGCGGTTCCAGAGGTTAAGCAAGCAG ATTTGGAGGCGCCGGCGCGGGAGTGGAAGCCGCTGTGCGACATCACCTCGAACCGCCGCATCGACTGGTGCGAGATCGATGGCGACGTGCGCGTGCTCGGCGCCAACGCCAGCGTCACGCTGGTGGCGCCGCCGGGCGCGGACGACCGCACCTTCCGCGCGGAGTCGTGGCGCATCAAGCCGTACCCGCGCAAGGCTGACCCGAACGCGATGCACGTCGTACGCGTGGTGACTGTGCAGTCAGTGTCCGGCGAGGCGCCGGCGTGCACGGACCGATACGACGTGCCGGCGCTGGTGTTCTCGGACCGCGGGTACACGGGCAACTACTTCCACGCGTTCACGGACGTGATCCTGCCGCTGTTCCTGACGGCGCGGCAGTACTCCGGCGAGGTGCTGCTGCTGGTGACGGACCTCCGGGCGTGGTGGGTGGGCAAGTTCGAGCCGGTGTTCAAGGCCATCTCCAACTACGAGCTGGTCGACCTGGACAAGGACCCGCGCGTGCACTGCTTCCGGCACGTCCAGGTGGGGCTCACCAGCCACGACGACTTCAGCATCGACCCGCGCCGCGCGCCCAACGGCTACTCCATGCTGGACTTCACCAAGTTCATGCGCGCCACCTACGGGCTCTCGCGCGACGTGGCCGCCGCCGACCAGGCGAAGCGCCCGAGGCTGCTGCTGATCGCGCGCGCGCGGACGCGGCGGTTCGTAAACACGGAGGAGATCGTGCGCGGCGCCGAGGGGCTCGGGTTCGAGGTGGTGGTGTCGGAGGGGACGCACGAGGTGGCGCCCTTCGCGGAGCTGGCCAACAGCTGCGACGCCATCATGGGCGTGCACGGCGCCGGGCTCACCAACATGGTGTTCGTGCCGACGGGCGGGGTGGTCATCCAGGTGGTGCCGCTGGGCGGGCTGGAGTTCGTGGCGGGCTACTTCCGGGGCCCGTCCAGGGACATGGGACTGCGCTACCTCGAGTACCGGATCACGCCGGAGGAGAGCACGCTGATCGACCAGTACCCGCGCGACCACCCCATCTTCACGGACCCCAACGGGATCAAGAGCAAGGGCTGGGAGTCGCTCAAGGACGCCTACCTCGACAAGCAGGACGTGCGGCTGGACATGAAGAGGTTCCGGCCCACGCTCAAGAAGGCCATCGCGCACCTCAGGAAGGCCAAGGCTAAGGCCAACGGCGGCGGCAACAACTAA